Genomic segment of Aulosira sp. FACHB-615:
GCAGCCAGTGAAGATAAACTCAAACTCTGGAACCGAGATGGTAGATTACTTATTGCACTCAAAGGTGATAAAGAAGAATTAACGAGTGTGAATTTTAGCCCAGATGGTAAAACTCTGGCAGCAGGTAGCGGTAAAGGAATGGTAGTTTTTCGGACTTTAGCAGATATTAAACTCGAAAATTTGCTGAGACGGGGTTGTGATTTGTTACATGATTATTTGCAGAAAAATCCTAAAGTTAGTCAGAGCGATCGCAGTTTGTGTTTGAAACAGTAAACCAAAATCATTCAGGTATTGTATTAAATTTTTTATCACAACTTTATCTAAATATTGCGAAAGCACAAAAAAACACGGTAAAAGAAATTTAGCTTGAAAAGCTACAGCAAATAAACGTCAAAAAAACTGACTCTACCTTTATGACTCGAACATCTTTCGCTGTTTTCATAGCAGCATTCGCACTGATGTGCAGTGGTATCACCACCAAAGCTGAAGCTTTTAGCATTACCCCTGATCGAAATGGGCCAACATTTATTCTTGATCAAGAAAAAAATTCTTTAAAAGCTATCAAACACTTGGAAATTTTCGATAATAAATATGATGTAAATTTTATTACTGGAACTTTTGAAGATTTATCACCAACAAACCGAGGAATTACAACTTTTTACCGCAATCAGCATCTTGCCCGTCAAGCTGGTATAACTCTTTGGCAAACTTTAATTAATTTCTCCGACTCATCAGGTAATTTATTTTCCTCTATAGAAGATGTTGACGGAAACTTATCTCATCAATGGAATATTCCCTTTGTTTTTCGTGATGGTCTTGGCGCAGGTTGGTGGCGGGGAATAATTGATGATAATTATATTGGCTTCGCTCGCGTAGGCAGAGTTAACGCTTCAACTTTCGATTTTACCGAACTCACCTACGCCAACTTTCAGTTATCAGCAAAAAAATCTGTACCAGAACCTCTAACTATTTTGGGTAGCTTGACTGCGGCTGGCTTTGGTATCGCCATCAAAAGAAAATTTGGCTCTATGTGCCAGGATTAATATCGCAGTTTATTTGAAAATCACTGAGTTGGTAATTTTGGATGTTCCTTGGAGTATTTTGCTACTAAGCCCGAAATTTCTGGGTTGTAAAGTCGCAGATAATTCCAATAATTACCAAAAACTTGACGGACGTAATTTTTAGTTTCATCAAAGGGAATTTCTTCGACAAATTCATCAGGGTCTTCTTTGGGTAAAGTTTGCAACCATTTAGAAACATTACCAGGGCCAGCATTGTAACTCGCTATAGCCAGCAATGAATTATTCCCATACTTTTGATGAGTATAATCCAAATACAATGTACCCACACTAATGTTGTCATTGGGAACTGTTAAATCAAAGTTTTTCCCATCTAAATTATTTTTTGAAGCAATCCATTGACCAGTGCTGGGTAACACTTGCATCAGTCCAACAGCACCAGCCACTGATTTAATTTCCGGCTCAAATCGTGATTCTTGACGAATTAATCCTGTAACTAGTAAGGGATTTAGTTTACGTTCGGCAGACCATTTTTCAATTTCTTTGAGATAAGGAAATGGATAGCGGGCTTGCCAGTAAGTGATTTGTTTACTTAAGGCTTGATATTGTTCTTTTTCTGCGGCTGTTTCTCTATCTTCCAACTTAGAAATAATATCTATTCCCGAAAGATTTTCGCCCCTAGCTAGACGCATCAAACCTTCAGTAAATTGTTCGGCAACTGAGGGCTGTTTTTTATTCAAAAATTCTGTTTCCCATTGCAACCAAGCATCACGGTCTTGAGCTAATAAATATAATTCTTTAAAGGTCTCAGAACCGGCGGTGGGAATTGGGCGCAGGCGCGGCACAACTTCCGGGTTGAGGTCGCGGACATTGTTAAAGTTGCCGACATTCAGCCCCAGAATATTAGCCGATCGCCAGGCATAATAAGACTGAGGAAACTGGCTAACTACATACTCAAAGGCTGATTTGGCTTCTTGTTGTTTGCCGAGTCTAACCGCCCATTTTCCTACCCAAAACCCGGCTCTGGGAGCCAAAATGCTGTTCGGGTTATTGGTGGTAATTGGTTGCGCCCATTCCCAAGCTGTGACGTAATCTCTGGCTTTGGCTTTATCTAGGGCAATTTTCCAGCGATATTCTGCCGCTTCATCAGAGTCACCATACTTGCCTAGTAGTAAATCCCAGGCTTGTTGTGCCGATTTTTGATCATTCAGCCCTACGAGAATTTTGGCTTTGGTGGCTAGGGCGGTGGGGGCTTGTTCGGGGAATTGGGCAATGACTTGATTGAGGTATGGTATGGCATCTTGGCGAGTTTTAGCCATATCTGCCAAACGTAACAATGCGGTTCCCGTTTCTTCGGCTTTGGGGAATTGCTGGACTAATTGCTTGTAGGAGGCGATCGCTTTTTCTCTTTCTTGGCTTTGTCCACCTATTTGTAAGCCGCGCCCTATCCTGTAGAGAGTTTGGGCAGTTTTGGGTGCTTTTGTATAAGCGATCGCAGCTTTCCGAAATTGTGTATTTTCCCAATAAGCTGTGCCAATAGTCTCCCAATCGGCGGGTTTGAGGTTGGGCTGTTTTACCAATTGATCTAATATGCCCACGATTCCTGCCTGATTGTAGGCATATTTCGCCAAAATTAATTTTAACTGGGGCTGATTGGGATTTTTTTGCAATCGCTGGCGAATAATTTCCCAGGTGAGGGGATGGGAAGGAAATTGGGCGATCGCCCGATCTTGAGATTCTGGTTGACCGATTAAATATAATGCTTTCGCCGCCGCCGCTTCTTTGGGATATGCTTTCAGGACTTTTTGGCGCAAATCGGAAGCTTTGCCTTGTTCACCTAACAAGTCCTGTGCTTGGGCTTGTTTCAGCAAGATGTATGGCGCTAATACAGGATAGTCTTTTTCTAATCCCGTCAATAAATCTAGGGCTGCTTGAGCATCTCTGGTTTCAAGTAAATCACTGGCTAACAGATAGCGGGCGCGATTTCGGTCTGCTGAAGCCGAGCCTTTAGCGATCGCTTCTAATTTTGCGGCTCTTTCCACTGGTGATTGTGCCACCAATGGGAACACAGCCGATTTGACTTTGTTGGCTTCTGATAGTTCGTCTGACTGAGTTTGATTTATTTTCAGCCATTGAGCCACTGTTTTGCCAATCTCCGGTGCTGACACCATTGCGCCAGCCGAAAAGGCGAAAACTGCCGCGCCAATAATTATAGGAACTTGGTTTTTTTTAAGTTGCTTCAGCATTGATACTCGCTGAAAATTTTTGATGAATTTTTGAAACTCTAGCATTGTTAGCTAGAAGTGTTAGCAATTTTTAATTTTTGCAACTTTCTAATTTTACATAAGGACTTCCCATAATACATCTATTTTATTTATTCAGCCATAATCTATACATAGCAGGAATGTGAGCCAATTTTATTGGTAGTTGATCCTACAGAATTCAGAATTCAGTATAGATTATCAGCCCAGCCGTAGATGAAGAAAAAAGTTTAACACCACTCACAAGGCAAAAGTCAAACAATTTTGGATTTTAGATTTGCGATTTTAGATTAAATCCAAAATCCAAAATCCAAAATCTAAAATTCGGAGGATCAAAAGAAAGAATATTCATCCCACAAGCCTTTTAGCAATTTCTTATGGTCACTGAGCGTACTTGTACTGAGCGCAGCCGAAGTGTGGTCTGTTTATTTTCGCCGACCTGTACTAGTTATACCCAGCTTATTATGAGAGAGAAATTTCATTTTCTGCCAAATGGGTAATAAATCCTCTTGAAAAACTTCCCTCCAAGAAGGATGACACTGTTCAATATATTGGCGAGCCGCTTGACTCACACCATCGCGCATCTGCAAATCTTGGAGATAAGGTTTCAGCGCCTCTGCCCAAGCTTGGGGACTAGAATTTGTAATCACAATGCCATCTCTATCAGGCTGTTGGATAAACTGCACACTGCCACTATGGGCGGATACAAATACAGGTAGTCCTGATGATTTTGCTTCTAACACCACGTTCGGAGATATTTCACTATCGGAGGGAAAGACAAACATATCTGCACTGGCGTAAATCCAAGCAAGGCTTTCTTGGGGTAACACACCGGTTAGGGTGATATGGGGTGCTAAAAGTTGCTGTATCTTGGCTTTGGCAGTGCCTTCACCCACAATCAAGACGTGTAAAGCATATCCTTGGTCTAGCAATTGACAGGCAGCTTGAGCTAAGGTCATGATGCGTTTACTCTCGTCTACCCGTCCGACAAACAACAGTACCGGGACTTCTGGCGGGATACCAAAGGTAGTTTGTAAAAGAGCGCGATCGCGGTGTTGGGGGTGAAATCGCTGCTGATCTATCCCTCTCCGTAGTCGAGACAAGCGCGACTGAGAGACAAATTTTTGCATCACCGGGAAATCTTCTGGTTTGGAGAGCAACACCCAATCACTATCGCTAATCAACTTGTGCCAGCGCCGCATCATTTGTTGTTCTAGGCGCTCACCTAATTTCCACCGTTCCCATATCAAATTGACTAACCATTCCCAAACCAAAATCCGGCGAATAATCTCTTGAGAGTAAATCCGTGTAAAACTGCCTAAATCTGTGTGAGTGGAACATACCAAAGGAACTTTGTACCGTTGCGCTATCCAGTGGGCTGTGCGTGCAAAACTAAAGGCACTGGTAATGTGTAAAACATCGTGCTGTCGCAGTTGCCAAACTAAACCTAAATGGTAGGGCGATAAGTCGGTATTGCGAGAACGTTCATGGAGAAATGGTATGTGCTTAGTTCCCAACATCGGTGGCAAGATGCGGTAACGTACATTCGGCGCGATCGCTATTTCTTGGGGCTTATTTCCCAGGTAATAAATTGTTAAGTCTATCTGGGGAAAATCAATTGCCGCTTCCGCAAATCTTTCCCAACATTTCACATGACCGCCGGCATACAATCCCCACTCTAAATCCACGAGTATTCCAACTGATAGGGAATGTTGTCCAACAATTGCCTCTCTAGACTTTTGTTGTCTTACCACTTGTTTAGCCTACTGTAATGCTTTGGACTTTAATATTGCTGTTCACTGGTAATTGGCAGCCATCATACTGATAATTATTTGCTGTTTTTAATACCAGTTGCTTGGGGTAATTATTGAAGAGAATATTACTTTCTACCTTGTAGTAAATACGTAGGTAATAGATGCTGCTGGGAAAATCGTTCTTGTCTGGAAGTGGCGCGGCTGAAGACAATAGAGCGCGATCGCTACCATCTCCCCCGGCAGGATACCAAAGAAAATCAATCAAATTCATGACAGACCCTTATATGATTGCATTAAAAAACAACAGGATGAGAATCTGTCTTGTCCATGCCCAATCATGTGGTGATTTTAGAAAAATGTGTATATTTGGACAGTTACAGAATTTTAAAATATCACAGTAAGTTATTTGAAATTACAGCTAATTTGACAATTTATTTGCAAAATTAGCTGCTATTTTCTTTGGTGAAAAATTAACAATGACTGTGCAGTTAAAGTCTTTTCAGAACCAAACTCCTGTAGCGACTGATTTGGCATCTGCTCCTAACCCGAAAAAAGCCCGCTACGTTCCTTTACATCATCGACGCATTCTTTGTATCTTCCCCAAATACAGTCGCTCTTTCGGCACGTTTCATCATGCTTATCCACTAATGGGAAATGTCCGGGCTTTTATGCCACCCCAAGGGATTTTAATTGTGGCTGCTTATTTGCCACAAGAATGGGAAGTACGCTTTATTGATGAGAATTTACACCCAGCCAAAACATCTGATTATCAATGGGCGGATGTGGTGATTGTCAGTGGGATGCACATCCAAAAACCGCAGATTAATCACATTAACCAACTGGCGCATCAGCAAGGCAAAATTACTGTTTTAGGCGGACCTTCGGTGTCTGGTTGTCCAGAATATTATCCAGATTTTGATATTTTACATTTGGGTGAATTAGGCGATGCCAGCGATCGCATGATTGAGTATCTCGACCAACACCACCAACGTCCGCCACAACAAATTCGCTTTGAAACCAAGGAACGTTTACCCCTGAGTGAATTTCCCACCCCCGCTTATCATTTGGTGAATCTGAATCATTATTTCTTAGCCAATGTCCAGTTTTCTAGCGGCTGTCCTTATCGCTGCGAATTTTGTGATATTCCTGAACTTTACGGTAGAAGCCCACGGATGAAGACCCCAGCGCAAGTATTGGCAGAACTAGATGCGATGCTGGAATCTGGCAATATCGGCGCAGTATATTTTGTGGATGATAACTTTGTAGGCGATCGCCGCGCCACAATGCAGCTATTACCCCACTTAATTGACTGGCAACAGCGCAACGGTTATCCCATTCAATTTGCCTGTGAAGCCACCCTGAACCTCGCGCAAAGTCCAAAACTCCTGGAGATGATGCGCGAAGCTTACTTTTGTACAGTGTTTTGCGGTATCGAAACCCCAGACACAGAGGCGCTGCAATCAATTTCTAAAGTGCAGAATCTCAGTATGCCAATTTTAGAAGCGATTCAGGTTTTGAATAGCTATGGTATGGAAGTTGTTTCAGGCATCATCATCGGCTTAGATACAGATACACCAGAAACCGCAGACCGCATCCTCGAATTTATTCGGCTGTCACAAATTCCGATGTTGACAATTAACTTACTTCATGCTTTACCCAGAACTCCTTTATGGCGGAGATTAGAAGCCGAAGGGCGACTCGTATTTGATGACAGCCGAGAATCAAATGTCGAGTTTTTGATGCCATATCAGCAAGTTGTGGAAATGTGGCGACGTTGTATCACTGAAGCATATCAGCCAGAATTTTTA
This window contains:
- a CDS encoding glycosyltransferase — translated: MVRQQKSREAIVGQHSLSVGILVDLEWGLYAGGHVKCWERFAEAAIDFPQIDLTIYYLGNKPQEIAIAPNVRYRILPPMLGTKHIPFLHERSRNTDLSPYHLGLVWQLRQHDVLHITSAFSFARTAHWIAQRYKVPLVCSTHTDLGSFTRIYSQEIIRRILVWEWLVNLIWERWKLGERLEQQMMRRWHKLISDSDWVLLSKPEDFPVMQKFVSQSRLSRLRRGIDQQRFHPQHRDRALLQTTFGIPPEVPVLLFVGRVDESKRIMTLAQAACQLLDQGYALHVLIVGEGTAKAKIQQLLAPHITLTGVLPQESLAWIYASADMFVFPSDSEISPNVVLEAKSSGLPVFVSAHSGSVQFIQQPDRDGIVITNSSPQAWAEALKPYLQDLQMRDGVSQAARQYIEQCHPSWREVFQEDLLPIWQKMKFLSHNKLGITSTGRRK
- a CDS encoding B12-binding domain-containing radical SAM protein, translated to MTVQLKSFQNQTPVATDLASAPNPKKARYVPLHHRRILCIFPKYSRSFGTFHHAYPLMGNVRAFMPPQGILIVAAYLPQEWEVRFIDENLHPAKTSDYQWADVVIVSGMHIQKPQINHINQLAHQQGKITVLGGPSVSGCPEYYPDFDILHLGELGDASDRMIEYLDQHHQRPPQQIRFETKERLPLSEFPTPAYHLVNLNHYFLANVQFSSGCPYRCEFCDIPELYGRSPRMKTPAQVLAELDAMLESGNIGAVYFVDDNFVGDRRATMQLLPHLIDWQQRNGYPIQFACEATLNLAQSPKLLEMMREAYFCTVFCGIETPDTEALQSISKVQNLSMPILEAIQVLNSYGMEVVSGIIIGLDTDTPETADRILEFIRLSQIPMLTINLLHALPRTPLWRRLEAEGRLVFDDSRESNVEFLMPYQQVVEMWRRCITEAYQPEFLYQRFAYNMEHTYPNRIAVPNSPARTSWANIRKGLTYLTNILLRVGVFGNYRQTFWQMAKPALKSGNIESLIHVGLVGHHLIQFAQDCAAQTESASFYSQKIRN
- a CDS encoding PEP-CTERM sorting domain-containing protein, which encodes MTRTSFAVFIAAFALMCSGITTKAEAFSITPDRNGPTFILDQEKNSLKAIKHLEIFDNKYDVNFITGTFEDLSPTNRGITTFYRNQHLARQAGITLWQTLINFSDSSGNLFSSIEDVDGNLSHQWNIPFVFRDGLGAGWWRGIIDDNYIGFARVGRVNASTFDFTELTYANFQLSAKKSVPEPLTILGSLTAAGFGIAIKRKFGSMCQD
- a CDS encoding transglycosylase SLT domain-containing protein, coding for MLKQLKKNQVPIIIGAAVFAFSAGAMVSAPEIGKTVAQWLKINQTQSDELSEANKVKSAVFPLVAQSPVERAAKLEAIAKGSASADRNRARYLLASDLLETRDAQAALDLLTGLEKDYPVLAPYILLKQAQAQDLLGEQGKASDLRQKVLKAYPKEAAAAKALYLIGQPESQDRAIAQFPSHPLTWEIIRQRLQKNPNQPQLKLILAKYAYNQAGIVGILDQLVKQPNLKPADWETIGTAYWENTQFRKAAIAYTKAPKTAQTLYRIGRGLQIGGQSQEREKAIASYKQLVQQFPKAEETGTALLRLADMAKTRQDAIPYLNQVIAQFPEQAPTALATKAKILVGLNDQKSAQQAWDLLLGKYGDSDEAAEYRWKIALDKAKARDYVTAWEWAQPITTNNPNSILAPRAGFWVGKWAVRLGKQQEAKSAFEYVVSQFPQSYYAWRSANILGLNVGNFNNVRDLNPEVVPRLRPIPTAGSETFKELYLLAQDRDAWLQWETEFLNKKQPSVAEQFTEGLMRLARGENLSGIDIISKLEDRETAAEKEQYQALSKQITYWQARYPFPYLKEIEKWSAERKLNPLLVTGLIRQESRFEPEIKSVAGAVGLMQVLPSTGQWIASKNNLDGKNFDLTVPNDNISVGTLYLDYTHQKYGNNSLLAIASYNAGPGNVSKWLQTLPKEDPDEFVEEIPFDETKNYVRQVFGNYWNYLRLYNPEISGLVAKYSKEHPKLPTQ